The Candidatus Baltobacteraceae bacterium sequence ATCGCCGCAAGATGGGGCACTTCACGATGCTCGTCGAGGGCCCGATCGACGAGCCGGCAATCGCGCGCGCCAAGGCCGCCCACGCGAAACTCGGTTGGGACTAGAACCCCAGCGTCTTCGGCTTTTCGGGGATATCGGTGTACGACATCGGACGGTCCCACCAGTCGTGCGCGCGCCACTGCAACTGCTCGGGCGTCGGCGGGGGCGGAAGTTTTTGCGCGAGCGCGAGCCGATACGCATCGAGGTAGCGGTCGATCATGCGCTCGACGGTGAATTCGCGCTCGACGCGTGCGCGGCATGCGCGCCGGTCGAGCTGCGCGAGCTGCGGCACCCGCGCCACCGCGTCGTCGACGCTCGCGCAGACGAACCCGGTCACACCATCGACCACGATTTCCGGAATCGAACCCATCGCCGCGCCCAGCACCGGCGTTCCGCATGCCATCGCCTCGACCAGCGTCAATCCGAAACGTTCGGGACGCGTGGTCATGTGCACCAGCGCGAGCGCGTTACCGAGTAATTCGTTGCGCGCTTCACGTTCGACCGCGCCGAGAAATTGGACGCGATCGCCGTCGATGTGCGGCTCGACTTCTTCGCGAAAGTACCGCTCGTCGTGCGGGATTGCCGCGATCTTCAGGCGCACGCCGGCACGCTTGGCAACCTCGATCGCCAGATGCGTGCCCTTCTCGGGGTGAAACCGGCCCAGGAAGACGAGATAGTCGCCGGGCCGATCGCGGAACGTGAACTCATGCGGATCGATGCCGTTGTAGGCGGTGCTCAGATAGCCGAGGCCCGGGTCGCGGTCCGAATCGCTGATCGAACAGAAGAAGCTGCGCCGGGCACAGGCGTAATAGGCAGCGAGAATGTGCGGCGAGGAGAAGCCGTGGATCGTGGTGAGCAGCGGCGGCGATGACGTCGCGAGCGCATAGGTCATCGGTTTCCAGTCGAAATTGTTGTGGATCAAGTCGAACTCGCCGACGCGAGCGAAGAGTTCGCCGATGTGCAGCGCGGTAAACACTTCGCCGTTGAGCGCCGGGTCTTCGTTGATTCCAACCGGCACGACCGAAGCAAGCTTGCCGCGGAAAGATGAGTTACCGGTCGCGAAGAGCGTGACGTCCAGCCCTTGCGCGCGCATGCCCTCGGCGATATTGTATGCGATTTGTTCCCAAGGTCCGTACCCGGGCGGCGGCGTCGGCCAGGAGATTGACGCGAGGACGGCCAGCCGTAGCCCGGTGAGATCGTTCACCCAGCTGTTATTCCCGCTTTGATTACCGCCTGCGGTTCGCGCAGCGCGCCGATGTCTTTGCCGACGTCGCGCGCTAAGAGAAGAAGATCGGCCGGTTCGCCTGGTGCAAGCACGCCGCGATGCAAGCCGATCAGCTCGGCAGCGACGTTGGTAGCCGCGTGGAGTGCCTGCTGCGGCGTCATGCCAAGCAGACGATGCATCAGCTCGACTTCGTACGCGTAGTTCTCGTGATCGTTGAACGGCGTGCCGGCGTCGGATCCGCCCGCGATCTTGACGCCTGCTTCGTATGCGCGGCGGATGTTGCGCAGCATCGCTTCGTTCACTTGCTCGGCCTTTTTGACGACAAAGTCCGGCTGGCCGCCGTCGTGGATGTGCTCCAGAATGCAGGTCGGAGCCGCGAGTGTCGGCACCAGATAGACATCGCGCGTCTTGAAGAGCGCGATCGATTCATCATCGAGCATGTGCCCGTGTTCGATCGAGTCGATGCCTGCGCGTAGTGCGTTGTTGATTCCTTCGGTGCCGATTGCATGCGAGGCGACGCGCAGTCCGTGACGATGCGCCTCGTCGATCGCGGCCTCGAGCTCCTCCGGCAAGAGCTGTGCGTTGCCCGGGACGGCGCCTTTGGTCAGCACGCCGCCGGTCGCGATGACCTTGATGCAGTCGGCGCTGGCGAAGAGTTCCTCGCGAACGGCTTTGCGCGCATCCCACGGGCCGTCGATCTGGCGGCCGACGAACCATCCATGTCCGCCCGTCATGCAGAGCGCGCGTCCGGCGGCGCGCATCCGCGGGCCGGGAATTGAACCACTATTGATCGCGTCGCGCAAGGCTTGGGCGATCCCGAGCTGTGAACCGAGGTCGCGCACGGTGGTGATGCCGGCGCGCAGCGACTTGGCGGCGTTGGTGACCGCGGCCAGCATGACTTGGTTCTGATTCATCGTGGCGACCGCGGCCATCGTGTTCGCTTCGCCGCTGCTGACCAGGTGCACGTGCGCGTTCACCATCCCGGGCGTGATGCACGCGGCGCTCGCGTCAGGGGCCACACCGGCGGCGGCGTTGCGAATCTCGGCGATGCGATCGCCCTCGATTGCCACGTCGACGTTGCGGCGCGGCGCGTCCAGCGTACCGTCGTAGAAAACCCCGGTGCGAAGAATCAAGAGGTCGCCTTACGTAGAGACGCTATCGTCTCGGCCGTCGATTGGAAATAACGCGCATGGGTCACACGGAATGTCGCTTCGTCTTTCGATTCGAAGACGTTGACCTCGATAGTATAGTCCCGTGGGTCAAACCAGCGATCTTTCAATAGCTCTCGATATCGCGATTCGGCAGCGACTCGCTGGCCCTCAGCGAATCGATCGAAGGCGAGAAGTTCGTTAGATGCGCGATCGAACGCGATCACAAATATCATTCGCCGTCTCCCAGCGCCGACTCGAGTTCATCGATGCTCGACGATATTCTTGCTGTGAGCAAAGCCTCCGGATCGGCCTCGGTTTCATACAGACTTATCAATCCGGCTAGCTGTTGCAAGCGTTCCTGGACGTCGGGCGGTCCACCTCCGTACTTTATCTGAATGCCATACTTGCTGATTAATCGCTCGACGATTGTAGCCCAAATGTGCTGAGTGCGAGTTCTTACCTGGACCTCGTACCGCAACCTTCCATCTCGGACGATGAGATGAACTGCACGATAGCCGAACGTAGGATTTGCTCGACGATCCTTTACATCGCTTGAGGGGAATCTGCCTTGTAATACCGACAAAATCTCCTCCTGCTGTGAAGGGTTGATAGCAATGATCCGGCAGCCGACGATATCTTGAATTTGGTCCAACCGCAGCGACGGTTGCCGCAGCAGCTTCTCGGTTATCGATTGGGTGCTCTTGGCGGTTCGTTCCGCGAGGAGTGTATTCACCGGGTCGATCCGATCGCGCGCATCCATCAGTGTGGCGGTTATGGCGAAGAACGTGTTCTCGGCAAAATCACGAAATGACAAAAGAAATTCGGCTATAAGCTGGTCATCTTTCGGATGCAAGGTCCCGGTTCGCAGCCGATTACCCAGGTTTGTGAGCTCATTAGAGGAGAGCGGCACGACTAGTGTGCAGCCGATCCTGACCGCGCCTCGGCTGCTTCCAACGCCTGGAAGGCTTTGCTGGTCAGATCGTGATCGAGCACGCTGCGAATGAAGCGCGACGCGGCGCGCACTCTTGCCAGATCGACGCCGGTTTCGATGCCCATCGAATGCAGCATGTAGAGCACGTCCTCGGTGCCGACGTTGCCGGTGGCGCCCGGCGCGTACGGACATCCGCCCAACCCGCCGGCCGAACTGTCGAAGATGTGCACCCCGTGCTGCAGCGCGGCGTAGATGTTGGCGAGCGCCGTGCCGCGCGTGTCGTGAAAGTGCAGCGCCAACCGGTCGAGCGGAATGGCGTCGAGCAGCACCGGCACCAGCGCGTCGACTTGGCTCGGCACGCCGACGCCGATCGTATCGCCGACCGAGAGTTCGTCACAGCCCATCTCGAGCAGTTTACGGCTGACGTCCAGTACCATCGGCGGCGTGACCACATCGCCGAAAGGCGAGCCGAACGCAGTCGAGATGTAGCCGCGCACCCAGACGCCGTCACGCTTTGCGGCCGTCACGACGTCCGCGAACGTCGCGAGCGACTGATCGATCGTCATATTGATGTTGCGCTTCGTGAACGGCTCGGACGCCGCGGTGAAGACCGCGATCGCGTCGGCGCCGGCCGAACGCGCGCGTTCGTAGCCTTTGATGTTCGGCACCAGCACCGGGTAACGCACGCCCGGCGCTTTGCGAATCGAGCTGAAAACTTCGGCCGCGTCAGCGAGCTGCGGGATCGCCTTCGGGCTCACGAACGAGGTTGCTTCGATCCAGCGTAAACCCGTTTCCGAGAGGAGGTCGATAAAACGAATCTTGTCGGCAGTCGCGATCAGCTCATCTTCGTTCTGGAGGCCGTCACGGGCGCCCATCTCGACGATCTTCACGGATTTCGGCAGCTTCACGTGAGCTCCACCAACGCAGCGCCGCCGCTTACGATGTCGCCCTCTTTGACGAGCAAGCTTTTCACCGTTGCGGCCGCGGGCGCTTCGATGCGATGTTCCATCTTCATCGCTTCCAACACGAGCAGTAACGCGTGCGGTTCCACCGCGTCACCGCCCTTTACCGCGATCTTGACGATCTTCCCGGGCATCGGCGCGGTGATGCGTCCATCGGTTCCCGCGCTTGCGCCGCTGCCGGCGTCCGACTGTGCTGACGGCGGCGGAATCGCAACAAACGTGAGGCCCGAATCCGCCAGCGGCGCACCGTCGAATTCCGTCACGACGCGCCCCGCGGCATCGTGCGCGCGCAGTTCGCCCTCCAGATCACCGGTGAGCAGCCATCGCCCTTCGCCCGCCTGCGATGCCCACAGGCGAAACGCGTTACCGCCGGAGGCGATCCAAACCGGCCTGCCGACGCCGCCGATGCGCCACGGCACTTCACCCGCGACCAAGCGGCGCGCAACTTCGAAGAGCACGGCTTCGCGCGGAACCGCGCGCGGCGTAAAAATCGACTCGTCCAGACGCTCGGCCAGGAAACTCGTCGTCGTGCGTCCGTCCAGAAACCATTCATCGCGCGCAATCCACTGCAGGAGCGAGAGATTGGCGCGCACGCCCTCGATGACGAAATCACCGAGCGCGCGTTGCAGACGCGCGATCGCGTGCAGACGTTCGCTGCCGAAGACGATCAACTTCGCGAGCATTGCATCGTAGTAGACGCCGACCTCGCTGCCGCGGCTGACGCCGGAATCGAGCCGAATTCCAGGACCCTCCGGCGGATCCCACGCCGTAATGCGTCCGGTCGAGGGCAACATGTGGTTGGCCGGATCTTCCGCGTAGATGCGCGTCTCGATCGCCCAGCCGCGCGGGCGTACGTCTTGCTGCGCGATCGTCAAGCGTTCGCAGTTCGCGATCCGCAGCTGCCACTGCACGAGATCGACACCGTAGACCAGTTCGGTTACGGGATGCTCGACCTGCAAGCGGGTGTTCATCTCGAGGAAGTAGAACGATCCGTCGCCGTCGAGCATGAACTCGCACGTGCCGGCATTCACGTAACCGACGGCGCTCGCGGCGCGCACGGCTGCCGCGCCCATTCGCGTACGCAGTTCGGGCGAAAGCGCGACCGAGGGTGCTTCCTCGACGATCTTCTGATGGCGGCGTTGAATCGAGCACTCTCGCTCGCCCAGATGGATCGTCGTTCCGTGCGAATCGGCCAGAATTTGGAATTCGATGTGGCGCGGATCGCGCAGATAGCGTTCGAGCAGAACCGCGTCGTCGCCGAAGGCGGCCTTGGCCTCGCGTTTAGCCGCATCGAGTGCTTCGTCGAATGCGGCAAGCGACTCCACCACCCGCATGCCTCGGCCGCCGCCGCCCGCGCTCGCCTTTATCAGCAGGGGAAATCCGATTGCCGCAGCTTCGGTGCGTAAACGTTCCGGCGACTGATCGTCGCCATCATATCCCGGCACGGTCGGAACGTCGACGCTACGAACGCGGTGCTTGGCTTCGATCTTGCTGCCCATTGCCGCCATGGCGCGCGGCGGCGGTCCGACCCAGATCAAACCGGCATCGATGCAGGCCTGCGCAAAGTCGGCGCGCTCGGAGAGAAACCCATAGCCCGGATGCACCGCATCGGCCCTCATCGAAATCGCGGCCGCGATGACCGCGTCGATGTTCAGATACGACTGCGTCGCCGGCGCCGGCCCGACGCAGCGCGCGTCGTCCATGAAGCGTCGATGGTATGCCTCTTCGTCCGCTTCGGAGTAGATGCCGAGCGCCGCGATCTCCATCTCGCGAGCCGCGCGCGCGACGCGCACCGCGATCTCGCCGCGGTTGGCGATCAGCAGCCGCGCAATCACGACTCGTCGTCCCGAGCGAAGGCGGCTCTTCGCCGTTCGAGGAATGCGCGCAGCCCCTCTTGCCCTTCATCGCCGGTGCGCTGGATCGCGATCGCGTTCGCGGTGATCGAACGCGTCTGGTCGTAGCTCGCGGCGATAACGCGCGGGATCAAGGCCTTCACCGCGGCGACCGCGTTCGGTCCCGCCGTGCGCAATTCGGCGAGGATGCGCTCGATCGCCGCATCGAGCTCGTCGGCCGGGACGACCTCGTGCACGAGTCCGATCGCGCGCGCGCGCTGCGCATCGAAGCGCTCGCCGGTCAGAAAGAGCGCGCGCGCATGCGAGCTGCCGATCTTTGCTAACACGAAAGGCGAGATCGCCGCGGGAATGATCCCGAGTTTGACTTCGGTGAAGCCGAACAAGGTTTCGTCGCTCGCGACCGCGACGTCGCATACGGCAGCCAGACCGGCGCCGCCGCCCAGCGCGACACCGTGGATGCGCCCGATCACCGGCTTGGGACACCGGTCGATCGCGCGAAACATGTCGCTCATCGCCTCGGCATCGGCTACATTTTCATCGAAGCTCAACGCGAGCGCGCCGCGCATCCAGTTCACGTCCGCTCCACCGCAAAAGCTCTTCCCCTCGCCGGCGAGAACGATCGCGCGGATACTTGGGTCACCGGCCAGCGCGGTGAAGGCCTCGTGCAGCTCGCGAATCACCTCGGCGTTGAAGGCGTTACGAACGTCGGGGCGGGCGAGCGTCACGCGCGCCACGCCGGCCGCGCGCTGGATCCGGATGGTAGCCATGCAGGGCGATCAGCTTCGGCCTCTGATCCGAAGCCGCCTTGGAGGCGTTATAGTGTAGAAATGAAGACCGGCGAGCGGATCTACCGATATGCGGTCACCACGCGCGCGAGCCACTGGCTATGGGTGATCGCCTTTGCAGCCCTGGTCTCGAGCGGCTTGCAGATTTTCAATGCCGCGCCGTTCCTCGACGCATCCGACACGACCAATCCGGCGCATCGCGTGCTCGCGATCGGTGCGACCCAGGACGACGTCGGAACGACGACGATCCTCGGCCATACATTTGTCACCACCGGGTGGCTCGGCTACACCGACGACGGGCAAGGCGGCCGCACCGCGCGCGCGTTTCCGGGCTGGATCACGATTCCGGCCTATCAAGATCTCGCCGACGGTCGCCGCTGGCATCTCTTCTTTGCGTGGATCGCGCTGATCTGCGGCCTCGCCTGGTTGATCTCGACCGCGATCAAGGGAAATCTGCGCGACATGATTCTCCGTCCGAGCGATATTCCGAAGTTGTGGCCGATGCAAGCCTACTATTTCCGGCTGCGCAAGGAGCCGCCGCGGCACGGCATCTACAACCCGCTGCAGAAGGCCGCGTACACGTTCGTGCTGGTGATTCTTGCCCCGCTGATCGTGCTGACCGGCCTCGCGCTCTCCCCCGGAATCGACGCGATCGCGCATCCGCTCACCTGGCTCTTCGGCGGCCGCCAATTCGCGCGGCTTTGGCATTTCGTCGCGATGCTGCTCCTCATCGGCTTCTTCTTGATTCACACGTTCCAAGTGCTGACCCAAGGCGTGATCAACCAATTGAACGCCATGATCACCGGTTGGTATCGGCTCGGCAAATACGACGAGGCGGGACCGTGAATCGCCGCCTTTTCGTCGCCAGCACGATCTCGTCGGCGCTTGCGGCGTGCTCGCCGATCGGAACCAAACTCAACGACAACGCCGCCTTTCACAATCTGCTCGGCTCGACGCAGGGCTTGACCCACGCGGTGATCGGCACACGAGGACTGGCCAAGGAATACAGCGCGCGCGACATCAGCCCCGATTTCCCGATCGACTCGCTGCCGACGCCGAGCGATACGCGCTACACGGATCTCGCGCTCGACGGATTTCGCGATTACCGGCTCATCGTCGACGGCGCGGTGGCGCGGCGCAGCGCGTTCTCGCTGGCTGCACTGCAGCGAATGAATCAAGTCACGCAGATCACTCGTCACGACTGCGTCGAAGGCTGGAGCGTCGTGGCAAAATGGAGCGGCGTGCAGCTCGGCGCGCTGCTGGATCTCGTGCAGCCGCGCAGCGACGCGCGCTACGTCGTCTTCCACTGCATGGACAAAGACGACCAGGGCACGCCGTACTACGAAAGCCTCGACCTGCACGAAGCGCGCCATCCGCAGACAATCCTCGCCCTGCGCATGAACGACCGGCCGGTTCCGGTCGATCACGGCGCGCCCGTCCGGCTCAAAGTGCCGACGCAGCTCGGTTACAAGAGCGCAAAGTGGGTGGGCCGTATCGAAGTCGTCGGCAGCTACGCCAACATCTACGGCGGCGGCGGCGGTTATTGGGAAGACCAAGGGTACGAGTGGTATGCCGGCATATAGCCGTGCTACGTTATCACCCCGAGCGTAGTCGAGGGTCGGCATAGTGCCGGTGCTTCGAGTGCTTCGACTCCCGTGCTTTGCACCTACGCTCAGCATGACAAGATGAGTTATACGCGCGCTTTGGGGGATACCATGAAGCGATTTCGGTTTACCTCGTTGCTGGTGGCAGCGCTCTTTGTGGTTTGCGCGAACGCGATCGCCGCAGAGCCGCCGAACTACACCTATAGCCCGCGGCCGCCCGGCACGATCGTGCAAAGTAAGGTGGTGTATCTTGGGGGCGAGGCGATGCACTCGCAGTGGCGCGCCGTGCTCAGCAAGAAGCCGGTCGGGACCAACGGGAAAGAATCGTTCTACCAATGGTATCTTTCGATCTACGCGATCGACGCAACGGTCTATCGTCTGAAATACCAGTCGCCGAAAAATCCGGTCCCGTTCAGGGCGGTTGAGAAAGCCCACGGGGCAAACCTCTGGTTTCCGGTCGCCGACGGATCGATCGCCGGCGCTGGTGAGTTGATGGGCCCTGGCGCTCAACAAGTCGTCATCGTGAGCCACCAGATGGCGGCGGATTGCGGCATGGCGCGCGTCGACGTGTTCTTTGCGGGCGCAGCGATGAACGCGGTCATGCCGACGCTCTCGATCGAAAACCCCTG is a genomic window containing:
- a CDS encoding acetyl-CoA carboxylase biotin carboxylase subunit, whose product is MIARLLIANRGEIAVRVARAAREMEIAALGIYSEADEEAYHRRFMDDARCVGPAPATQSYLNIDAVIAAAISMRADAVHPGYGFLSERADFAQACIDAGLIWVGPPPRAMAAMGSKIEAKHRVRSVDVPTVPGYDGDDQSPERLRTEAAAIGFPLLIKASAGGGGRGMRVVESLAAFDEALDAAKREAKAAFGDDAVLLERYLRDPRHIEFQILADSHGTTIHLGERECSIQRRHQKIVEEAPSVALSPELRTRMGAAAVRAASAVGYVNAGTCEFMLDGDGSFYFLEMNTRLQVEHPVTELVYGVDLVQWQLRIANCERLTIAQQDVRPRGWAIETRIYAEDPANHMLPSTGRITAWDPPEGPGIRLDSGVSRGSEVGVYYDAMLAKLIVFGSERLHAIARLQRALGDFVIEGVRANLSLLQWIARDEWFLDGRTTTSFLAERLDESIFTPRAVPREAVLFEVARRLVAGEVPWRIGGVGRPVWIASGGNAFRLWASQAGEGRWLLTGDLEGELRAHDAAGRVVTEFDGAPLADSGLTFVAIPPPSAQSDAGSGASAGTDGRITAPMPGKIVKIAVKGGDAVEPHALLLVLEAMKMEHRIEAPAAATVKSLLVKEGDIVSGGAALVELT
- a CDS encoding enoyl-CoA hydratase-related protein, coding for MATIRIQRAAGVARVTLARPDVRNAFNAEVIRELHEAFTALAGDPSIRAIVLAGEGKSFCGGADVNWMRGALALSFDENVADAEAMSDMFRAIDRCPKPVIGRIHGVALGGGAGLAAVCDVAVASDETLFGFTEVKLGIIPAAISPFVLAKIGSSHARALFLTGERFDAQRARAIGLVHEVVPADELDAAIERILAELRTAGPNAVAAVKALIPRVIAASYDQTRSITANAIAIQRTGDEGQEGLRAFLERRRAAFARDDES
- a CDS encoding glycosyltransferase family 4 protein codes for the protein MNDLTGLRLAVLASISWPTPPPGYGPWEQIAYNIAEGMRAQGLDVTLFATGNSSFRGKLASVVPVGINEDPALNGEVFTALHIGELFARVGEFDLIHNNFDWKPMTYALATSSPPLLTTIHGFSSPHILAAYYACARRSFFCSISDSDRDPGLGYLSTAYNGIDPHEFTFRDRPGDYLVFLGRFHPEKGTHLAIEVAKRAGVRLKIAAIPHDERYFREEVEPHIDGDRVQFLGAVEREARNELLGNALALVHMTTRPERFGLTLVEAMACGTPVLGAAMGSIPEIVVDGVTGFVCASVDDAVARVPQLAQLDRRACRARVEREFTVERMIDRYLDAYRLALAQKLPPPPTPEQLQWRAHDWWDRPMSYTDIPEKPKTLGF
- a CDS encoding molybdopterin-dependent oxidoreductase, yielding MNRRLFVASTISSALAACSPIGTKLNDNAAFHNLLGSTQGLTHAVIGTRGLAKEYSARDISPDFPIDSLPTPSDTRYTDLALDGFRDYRLIVDGAVARRSAFSLAALQRMNQVTQITRHDCVEGWSVVAKWSGVQLGALLDLVQPRSDARYVVFHCMDKDDQGTPYYESLDLHEARHPQTILALRMNDRPVPVDHGAPVRLKVPTQLGYKSAKWVGRIEVVGSYANIYGGGGGYWEDQGYEWYAGI
- a CDS encoding hydroxymethylglutaryl-CoA lyase, with protein sequence MKLPKSVKIVEMGARDGLQNEDELIATADKIRFIDLLSETGLRWIEATSFVSPKAIPQLADAAEVFSSIRKAPGVRYPVLVPNIKGYERARSAGADAIAVFTAASEPFTKRNINMTIDQSLATFADVVTAAKRDGVWVRGYISTAFGSPFGDVVTPPMVLDVSRKLLEMGCDELSVGDTIGVGVPSQVDALVPVLLDAIPLDRLALHFHDTRGTALANIYAALQHGVHIFDSSAGGLGGCPYAPGATGNVGTEDVLYMLHSMGIETGVDLARVRAASRFIRSVLDHDLTSKAFQALEAAEARSGSAAH
- a CDS encoding cytochrome b/b6 domain-containing protein, whose amino-acid sequence is MKTGERIYRYAVTTRASHWLWVIAFAALVSSGLQIFNAAPFLDASDTTNPAHRVLAIGATQDDVGTTTILGHTFVTTGWLGYTDDGQGGRTARAFPGWITIPAYQDLADGRRWHLFFAWIALICGLAWLISTAIKGNLRDMILRPSDIPKLWPMQAYYFRLRKEPPRHGIYNPLQKAAYTFVLVILAPLIVLTGLALSPGIDAIAHPLTWLFGGRQFARLWHFVAMLLLIGFFLIHTFQVLTQGVINQLNAMITGWYRLGKYDEAGP
- a CDS encoding amidohydrolase family protein gives rise to the protein MILRTGVFYDGTLDAPRRNVDVAIEGDRIAEIRNAAAGVAPDASAACITPGMVNAHVHLVSSGEANTMAAVATMNQNQVMLAAVTNAAKSLRAGITTVRDLGSQLGIAQALRDAINSGSIPGPRMRAAGRALCMTGGHGWFVGRQIDGPWDARKAVREELFASADCIKVIATGGVLTKGAVPGNAQLLPEELEAAIDEAHRHGLRVASHAIGTEGINNALRAGIDSIEHGHMLDDESIALFKTRDVYLVPTLAAPTCILEHIHDGGQPDFVVKKAEQVNEAMLRNIRRAYEAGVKIAGGSDAGTPFNDHENYAYEVELMHRLLGMTPQQALHAATNVAAELIGLHRGVLAPGEPADLLLLARDVGKDIGALREPQAVIKAGITAG